One genomic window of Syntrophus gentianae includes the following:
- a CDS encoding PAS domain S-box protein — protein sequence MKDEDKSKAQLVHELEALRRRIAKFESVEGHCKPAESLAEWDTLRNSLQVVEGKYRGIFENAIEGIYRSTFDGRLIEINPSFARLLGYDSPEAVKNSVKDIGQKFYVDPEKRKEWINQLAERDYGSFEVQLRRKDGSTRWISNKARVVRNEKGETLYFDGFVEDITEKRRAEEELKKAEEKYRSIFENALEGIYRTTPDGHFLDANPALARIFGYDSPQEMMTAVTNLGKQLHVSPESRERFISIMDQKDYDDFEAQMRKKDGSTCWVCFRGRSVRDAEGKTLYYEGLAEDITERRRTEEVLRQYRDHLEELVKERTFQLEERNRQLNSEIAERKKAEEALRRSERELRIKARNLMEVNTTLKVLLNTMERDQQELQERFLGNIKSQVLPYLEKLKKRPLQEVEKGFLQMAETNLNEIASPLVQKLKSSYLNLTKTEIQIAVLVKEGKTSKEIAQLLNAKQRVIEFHRQNIRKKLGMNDKRGSLALSLRSFS from the coding sequence ATGAAAGACGAGGATAAGTCCAAAGCGCAGCTGGTTCATGAGCTGGAAGCGTTGAGAAGGAGAATTGCGAAATTCGAATCCGTTGAAGGACATTGTAAACCGGCTGAGTCGCTTGCAGAGTGGGATACCCTGCGGAATTCGCTGCAAGTGGTTGAGGGGAAATACCGGGGTATCTTTGAAAACGCCATTGAGGGTATTTACAGGAGCACTTTTGATGGAAGGTTAATTGAAATCAACCCCTCCTTCGCCCGGCTCCTTGGGTATGATTCGCCGGAAGCGGTAAAAAACAGTGTGAAAGATATCGGGCAGAAATTTTATGTCGACCCGGAAAAACGCAAGGAATGGATAAACCAACTGGCGGAAAGGGATTATGGCAGCTTTGAGGTTCAACTTCGCAGGAAAGACGGCAGTACAAGATGGATATCCAACAAGGCCCGTGTTGTCCGCAATGAAAAGGGAGAAACGTTATACTTTGATGGCTTTGTTGAGGACATTACTGAAAAAAGGCGCGCAGAGGAGGAACTGAAAAAAGCAGAGGAAAAATACCGTAGTATTTTTGAGAACGCCCTCGAGGGAATTTACCGTACCACGCCTGATGGACACTTTCTTGATGCCAATCCCGCCTTGGCCCGTATTTTCGGCTATGACTCACCGCAGGAGATGATGACTGCGGTGACCAATCTGGGAAAGCAGCTTCATGTCAGTCCGGAAAGCCGCGAGCGGTTTATTTCGATTATGGATCAAAAGGACTACGACGATTTTGAAGCGCAGATGCGCAAAAAGGATGGCAGCACCTGCTGGGTATGTTTCAGGGGCCGTTCCGTACGCGACGCGGAGGGGAAAACGCTTTATTATGAGGGGCTGGCCGAGGATATTACCGAACGCAGGCGGACCGAGGAAGTCCTGAGGCAATACCGTGACCATCTGGAGGAATTGGTCAAAGAGCGTACGTTCCAGCTTGAAGAAAGAAACCGGCAATTGAATTCGGAAATCGCTGAGCGGAAAAAGGCAGAGGAAGCTTTAAGAAGAAGTGAGAGAGAATTGCGGATCAAGGCGCGCAATCTCATGGAAGTCAATACGACCCTGAAGGTCCTGCTGAATACCATGGAAAGGGACCAGCAGGAATTGCAGGAGAGATTTCTGGGTAACATCAAGTCTCAGGTCCTGCCTTATCTGGAAAAGTTGAAAAAGAGACCACTGCAGGAGGTCGAGAAGGGTTTTCTCCAAATGGCGGAGACGAATCTTAATGAAATTGCCTCACCCCTTGTGCAGAAATTGAAGTCCAGCTATTTGAATCTAACGAAGACAGAGATCCAGATTGCCGTCCTGGTGAAGGAAGGAAAAACATCGAAGGAAATCGCGCAACTCTTAAATGCAAAACAACGAGTGATTGAATTTCACAGACAAAACATCCGGAAGAAACTGGGTATGAATGATAAAAGGGGATCGCTCGCCCTCTCGCTCCGTTCCTTTTCATAA
- a CDS encoding TOTE conflict system archaeo-eukaryotic primase domain-containing protein produces the protein MNVDELFEKYRALLAENRFLRKENEFLKAQLGIARPPQPDTHQDSENSSPSVLTAQQSTGGHARSGAPRQPDSDEKIRLFMSLFQGRKDVYARRWQSKTDRSGYAPVCLNEWKSGLCLKPAGKCADCSHSSYEALDEKVIESHLRGQIVAGLYPLCLDETCHLLAIDFDDEGWQDDCATLRAVCATFEIPMALERSRSGNGAHAWFFFEHSIPASLARKFGSALLTGAMNRRHELTFKSYDRFFPNQDTLPKGGFGNLIALPLQKKAREKGNSVFVDENFRPYENQWEFLAGIGRLSEEEITRWIPQLSPGNELGSLRKDDEETVRPWESVRRDVSGNDFPQAVRLVKANMLYIEKVGISQRGLNAIKRLAAFRNPEFYKAQALRLLTYDKPRIISCSEETPEYICLPRGCETDVAALLNQSGVKVERLDHTCPGKPIHVIFKGNLRDEQFPAAEEMLQHDTGVLSATTAFGKTVIAAKLIAERKTSTLILTHRRQLLSQWTAKLNEFLHIDEALPALEKGRGRKRKQSLIGQIGAGKSTPSGLIDVAIMQSLNRSDEIREEIRHYGMVIVDECHHVPAFSFEQILKGVHAKYVYGLTATPTRQDGHHPIIFMHCGPIRYRVDARKQAEKRPFDHYVIPRLTDFKAPLDTEGKEPSIQQLYAAIAGNEPRNQRIADDVLRCFQKGGNALVLTERTAHVTLLAAKLRENIPDVISLTGGKGAKETREALARISETPAGKPLTLIATGRYIGEGFDEPRLDTLFLAMPISWKGTLQQYAGRLHRLCENKREVIIYDYIDIHVPVLERMYHKRLAGYASIGYKARAQSVPDEGADIIFDSATFLPVYRNDLLNAAQEILIVSPFVTRRRVTQMLPFMSAALDRQVKTVVVTRPTSDFKEKDQAALKETLALLADAGVRLIFRSNIHQKFAIFDQKIVWYGSINLLGFGRAEESIMRLENASIADELLGSIQK, from the coding sequence GTGAATGTTGATGAGTTGTTCGAAAAATACCGGGCACTGCTTGCTGAAAACCGTTTCTTGCGGAAAGAAAACGAATTCCTGAAGGCGCAGCTTGGGATTGCAAGGCCCCCTCAACCGGATACGCATCAGGATTCTGAAAATTCTTCGCCCTCGGTTTTAACGGCCCAGCAATCAACAGGGGGTCATGCGAGATCGGGAGCGCCAAGGCAACCCGATTCGGACGAAAAAATCCGGCTTTTCATGTCCCTCTTTCAAGGGCGAAAGGATGTTTATGCCAGAAGATGGCAGAGCAAGACGGACAGGTCGGGTTATGCACCGGTTTGCCTCAATGAATGGAAATCCGGCCTCTGCCTGAAACCGGCAGGGAAATGCGCCGACTGCAGCCATTCATCCTACGAAGCCTTGGACGAAAAGGTCATTGAATCGCATCTGCGGGGCCAGATCGTTGCCGGCCTCTATCCACTCTGTTTGGACGAGACATGCCATCTTCTGGCTATTGATTTTGATGATGAAGGCTGGCAAGATGACTGCGCGACGCTTCGGGCGGTCTGCGCCACTTTTGAAATCCCCATGGCCCTGGAACGATCCCGTTCCGGAAACGGAGCCCATGCCTGGTTTTTCTTTGAGCATTCCATTCCTGCAAGCCTGGCGCGGAAGTTTGGTTCCGCCCTGCTGACCGGTGCCATGAACCGGAGGCATGAACTGACCTTCAAATCCTACGACCGCTTCTTTCCCAATCAGGATACCCTCCCGAAGGGCGGTTTTGGAAACCTGATCGCCCTTCCCCTCCAGAAGAAGGCCCGGGAAAAAGGTAACAGTGTTTTCGTCGACGAGAACTTCCGCCCTTATGAAAATCAGTGGGAGTTCCTGGCCGGCATCGGCCGATTGTCCGAGGAGGAGATCACCAGATGGATACCACAGTTGAGCCCTGGAAACGAGTTGGGATCGCTTCGTAAAGACGATGAAGAAACCGTAAGACCTTGGGAATCCGTGCGAAGAGATGTATCCGGGAATGACTTTCCCCAAGCTGTCCGGTTGGTCAAGGCAAACATGCTTTACATCGAAAAAGTAGGGATTTCTCAGCGGGGATTGAACGCGATCAAGAGACTGGCAGCCTTCAGAAATCCGGAATTTTACAAGGCCCAGGCATTGCGGCTGCTGACTTATGACAAACCGCGCATCATCTCCTGCTCGGAAGAAACACCTGAATACATTTGTCTCCCCAGAGGATGTGAAACCGACGTTGCCGCCCTGCTCAATCAATCAGGCGTCAAGGTTGAACGGCTGGATCATACCTGTCCGGGGAAGCCCATCCACGTTATTTTCAAAGGAAACCTGAGAGATGAACAGTTTCCCGCTGCGGAAGAGATGCTGCAACATGATACCGGCGTTCTTTCGGCAACCACGGCTTTCGGTAAAACGGTCATCGCCGCAAAACTGATCGCCGAGAGGAAGACGAGCACACTGATCCTGACACACCGGAGACAATTGCTCTCCCAATGGACAGCAAAACTAAACGAGTTTTTGCATATCGATGAAGCGCTGCCTGCCTTGGAGAAGGGGAGAGGACGTAAAAGAAAGCAAAGCCTGATTGGTCAGATCGGCGCGGGAAAGTCCACTCCGAGCGGCCTCATCGACGTCGCGATCATGCAGTCCTTAAACAGAAGTGACGAAATCAGGGAGGAAATCAGGCATTATGGCATGGTCATCGTCGATGAATGCCATCATGTGCCGGCATTCAGCTTTGAACAGATCCTCAAAGGTGTTCATGCTAAATATGTTTACGGTTTGACGGCCACCCCCACACGGCAAGATGGCCACCACCCCATTATTTTCATGCATTGCGGCCCGATCCGTTACCGGGTGGATGCCAGGAAGCAGGCGGAAAAGAGGCCCTTCGATCATTATGTCATCCCCCGGTTGACAGATTTCAAGGCACCGCTGGATACGGAAGGGAAAGAACCTTCGATCCAACAACTCTATGCTGCCATCGCCGGTAATGAGCCAAGGAATCAGCGGATTGCCGATGATGTCCTGCGTTGCTTTCAAAAAGGCGGCAACGCCCTGGTCCTCACCGAAAGAACGGCCCATGTGACTCTGCTGGCCGCGAAGCTGCGGGAGAACATTCCCGATGTCATTTCCCTGACCGGCGGGAAGGGGGCAAAGGAGACGCGGGAGGCCTTGGCTCGCATTTCCGAAACGCCTGCCGGCAAGCCATTGACGCTGATTGCAACCGGGAGATACATTGGCGAGGGGTTCGACGAGCCTCGTCTGGATACGCTGTTTCTCGCCATGCCCATCTCCTGGAAGGGAACGCTTCAGCAATATGCTGGAAGGCTCCACCGCCTCTGCGAGAACAAGCGGGAGGTAATAATCTACGATTATATCGATATTCATGTTCCGGTGCTGGAAAGGATGTATCACAAGCGGCTGGCCGGATACGCCTCGATTGGATACAAAGCAAGGGCGCAAAGCGTTCCCGATGAAGGGGCGGATATCATCTTCGACAGCGCAACCTTCCTGCCGGTATATAGAAACGATCTGCTGAACGCAGCGCAGGAAATTCTCATCGTCAGCCCCTTCGTCACAAGGAGACGGGTGACTCAGATGCTGCCTTTCATGAGTGCCGCCCTGGACCGTCAAGTCAAGACGGTTGTCGTCACAAGGCCGACATCCGACTTCAAGGAAAAGGACCAGGCTGCCTTGAAGGAAACCCTGGCATTACTTGCTGACGCAGGTGTCCGGCTGATATTCAGATCCAACATCCACCAAAAATTTGCAATCTTCGATCAGAAAATTGTCTGGTATGGAAGCATCAACCTGTTGGGTTTCGGCCGAGCGGAAGAAAGCATCATGAGGCTCGAAAACGCGAGCATCGCCGACGAGCTGCTCGGAAGCATACAGAAATGA
- a CDS encoding Fic family protein: MISQIHLMTPLLPEGADELQDYALEVIQKSAALGSRQHPVTLDALRDLLRIINSYYSNLIEGHNTHPHDIVRAMQQEYDSESAKRNLQLESITHITVQKELEKKLRQESDVNITHQEFLCTIHREFYRQLPEEFRIVTNPETGQQSTVIPGELRVESVKVGYHHPPEHGSLKAFLHRFGEFYAPDRHHGALKLVAAAAAHHRLMWIHPFLDGNGRVARLFTEAYFHRIPLHGFGLWSVSRGLACRNIDYKSALALADLPRRNDLDGRGNLSNEGLVHFCRFFLDVCLDQVEYMGSLLRLEELVERIRRYVELRNSGLIDGPSEGKKLRIESARMLQEVLLKGKAARGSVIAASGLKERTGRSLLGQLIEEGLLVSDTPKGDVRLGLPIHAAGWFFPDLYPSRIR; encoded by the coding sequence ATGATCTCTCAAATTCACCTGATGACGCCGCTCTTGCCGGAAGGGGCGGATGAACTTCAAGACTATGCTCTGGAGGTTATCCAAAAATCCGCCGCCCTCGGAAGCAGACAGCACCCTGTAACGCTCGATGCACTTCGGGATCTGCTTAGGATTATTAACAGCTATTATTCCAATCTAATCGAGGGGCATAACACCCATCCCCATGACATTGTCCGTGCCATGCAGCAAGAGTACGATTCAGAATCGGCCAAGCGCAATCTTCAACTGGAGAGCATTACCCATATTACCGTCCAGAAGGAGCTAGAAAAAAAACTACGGCAAGAGTCGGACGTCAACATTACTCATCAGGAATTTCTCTGCACCATCCACCGTGAGTTCTACCGGCAACTGCCGGAAGAATTCCGAATTGTCACGAATCCGGAGACAGGCCAACAAAGCACCGTCATCCCAGGAGAGCTCCGCGTAGAGTCTGTTAAGGTGGGCTATCACCACCCGCCGGAACATGGCTCGCTCAAAGCGTTTCTCCATCGTTTCGGTGAATTTTATGCGCCGGACAGACATCATGGCGCACTGAAGCTTGTTGCCGCCGCAGCGGCCCATCACCGACTGATGTGGATACACCCTTTTCTTGACGGTAACGGTCGAGTGGCACGCCTTTTTACCGAAGCCTACTTTCATCGGATTCCACTTCATGGTTTCGGACTCTGGTCGGTGAGCCGGGGGCTGGCCTGCAGAAATATCGATTATAAGTCTGCCTTAGCCTTAGCCGATTTACCCCGTCGCAACGATCTAGACGGCAGGGGAAACCTTTCCAATGAAGGACTGGTGCATTTTTGCCGCTTCTTTCTGGATGTCTGTCTCGATCAGGTCGAGTACATGGGAAGCCTGCTTCGGCTGGAAGAACTCGTTGAGCGCATCAGGCGATATGTAGAACTCCGCAACTCCGGGCTGATCGATGGACCATCAGAAGGGAAAAAGCTGAGAATTGAATCGGCCCGAATGCTCCAGGAGGTTCTGCTGAAGGGCAAAGCAGCCCGGGGATCAGTCATCGCAGCATCAGGTTTGAAAGAAAGGACAGGAAGAAGCCTCCTGGGACAACTGATCGAGGAAGGATTGCTTGTTTCGGACACACCGAAAGGCGATGTCCGTCTGGGTCTTCCAATTCACGCCGCGGGATGGTTCTTCCCCGATCTCTATCCCTCGCGAATAAGATGA